Proteins from one Salmonella bongori NCTC 12419 genomic window:
- the acnB gene encoding bifunctional aconitate hydratase 2/2-methylisocitrate dehydratase produces the protein MLEEYRKHVAERAAEGIVPKPLDATQMAALVELLKNPPAGEEEFLLDLLTHRVPPGVDEAAYVKAGFLAAVAKGETTSPLIAPEKAIELLGTMQGGYNIHPLIDALDDAKLAPIAAKALSHTLLMFDNFYDVEEKAKAGNEYAKQVMQSWADAEWFLSRPPLAEKITVTVFKVTGETNTDDLSPAPDAWSRPDIPLHAQAMLKNAREGIEPDQPGIVGPIKQIEALVQKGFPLAYVGDVVGTGSSRKSATNSVLWFMGDDIPFVPNKRGGGLCLGGKIAPIFFNTMEDAGALPIEVDVSLLNMGDVIDVYPYKGEVRRHETGELLANFELKTEVLVDEVRAGGRIPLIIGRGLTTKAREALGLPHSDVFRQAKDVAESRRGFSLAQKMVGRACGVAGVRPGAYCEPKMTSVGSQDTTGPMTRDELKDLACLGFSADLVMQSFCHTAAYPKPVDVNTHHTLPDFIMNRGGVSLRPGDGVIHSWLNRMLLPDTVGTGGDSHTRFPIGISFPAGSGLVAFAAATGVMPLDMPESVLVRFKGKMQPGITLRDLVHAIPLYAIKQGLLTVEKKGKKNIFSGRILEIEGLPDLKVEQAFELTDASAERSAAGCTIKLNKEPIIEYLTSNIVLLKWMIAEGYGDRRTLERRIQGMEKWLAEPQLLEADADAEYAAVIEIDLADIKEPILCAPNDPDDARLLSDVQGEKIDEVFIGSCMTNIGHFRAAGKLLDNHKGQLPTRLWVAPPTRMDAAQLTEEGYYSVFGKSGARIEIPGCSLCMGNQARVADGATVVSTSTRNFPNRLGTGANVFLASAELAAVAALIGKLPTPEEYQTYVAQVDKTAVDTYRYLNFDQLSQYTEKADGVIFQTAV, from the coding sequence GTGCTAGAAGAATACCGTAAGCACGTAGCTGAACGTGCCGCCGAGGGGATTGTGCCCAAACCTTTAGATGCAACCCAAATGGCCGCGCTCGTCGAGCTGCTAAAAAACCCGCCCGCGGGCGAAGAAGAGTTCCTGTTAGACCTGTTAACCCACCGCGTTCCCCCTGGCGTCGATGAAGCCGCCTATGTTAAAGCCGGTTTTCTTGCCGCCGTCGCGAAAGGCGAAACCACGTCTCCGTTAATTGCCCCTGAGAAAGCCATTGAGTTACTTGGCACCATGCAGGGGGGCTACAATATCCATCCACTGATTGATGCCCTGGACGACGCTAAGCTGGCGCCGATCGCTGCCAAAGCGCTGTCCCACACGCTGCTGATGTTCGATAACTTCTATGATGTGGAAGAAAAAGCCAAAGCCGGTAACGAATACGCGAAGCAGGTGATGCAATCCTGGGCCGATGCCGAATGGTTCCTGAGCCGTCCACCACTGGCGGAAAAGATCACCGTCACCGTTTTCAAAGTGACCGGTGAAACCAATACCGATGATCTCTCTCCGGCACCAGATGCCTGGTCTCGTCCGGATATTCCGCTGCACGCGCAGGCGATGCTGAAAAACGCCCGCGAAGGCATTGAGCCGGATCAGCCGGGCATTGTTGGCCCGATCAAGCAGATCGAGGCATTAGTACAAAAAGGCTTCCCGCTGGCCTATGTCGGCGATGTGGTGGGGACCGGTTCTTCACGTAAATCTGCTACCAACTCGGTGCTGTGGTTTATGGGGGACGACATTCCGTTTGTGCCGAACAAACGCGGCGGCGGTCTGTGCCTCGGCGGCAAAATCGCCCCGATCTTCTTTAACACTATGGAAGATGCGGGTGCGCTGCCGATCGAGGTTGATGTCTCTCTCCTTAATATGGGCGACGTGATTGACGTCTACCCGTATAAAGGCGAAGTTCGCCGCCATGAAACCGGTGAGCTGTTGGCGAATTTCGAACTGAAAACCGAGGTCCTGGTTGATGAAGTACGGGCTGGTGGTCGTATTCCGCTGATTATCGGTCGCGGTCTCACCACCAAAGCGCGTGAAGCGCTGGGCCTGCCGCATTCAGACGTTTTCCGTCAGGCGAAAGACGTGGCGGAAAGCCGCCGCGGTTTCTCGTTGGCGCAGAAAATGGTCGGTCGCGCCTGCGGTGTGGCTGGGGTCCGTCCAGGGGCGTACTGCGAACCGAAGATGACCTCTGTGGGATCTCAGGATACCACCGGCCCAATGACCCGTGATGAGCTGAAAGACCTGGCCTGTCTGGGCTTCTCGGCTGACCTGGTGATGCAGTCGTTCTGCCATACCGCGGCTTATCCGAAACCGGTTGACGTGAATACCCATCATACCCTGCCAGACTTCATTATGAACCGTGGCGGCGTGTCGCTGCGTCCGGGAGACGGGGTAATTCACTCGTGGTTGAACCGTATGCTGCTGCCGGATACCGTCGGCACCGGTGGTGATTCTCATACCCGTTTCCCGATTGGTATCTCCTTCCCGGCGGGCTCGGGTCTGGTCGCGTTTGCCGCCGCGACTGGCGTAATGCCGCTGGATATGCCGGAATCCGTACTGGTGCGCTTCAAAGGCAAAATGCAGCCGGGGATCACGCTGCGCGATCTGGTCCATGCCATTCCGCTATACGCGATTAAGCAAGGGCTGCTAACCGTGGAAAAGAAAGGGAAGAAAAACATCTTCTCTGGCCGCATCCTGGAAATCGAAGGCTTGCCGGATCTGAAAGTGGAGCAGGCATTTGAGCTGACCGATGCCTCCGCCGAGCGTTCCGCTGCGGGTTGTACCATCAAGTTGAACAAAGAGCCGATCATTGAGTATCTGACCTCCAACATCGTTTTGTTGAAGTGGATGATTGCTGAAGGTTACGGTGATCGTCGTACCCTGGAGCGTCGTATTCAGGGCATGGAAAAATGGCTGGCGGAGCCACAACTGCTGGAAGCCGACGCCGACGCAGAATACGCGGCGGTGATCGAGATCGATCTGGCGGATATTAAAGAACCAATCCTGTGCGCGCCGAATGATCCTGACGACGCGCGTCTGCTGTCTGACGTGCAGGGCGAGAAGATCGACGAAGTCTTTATTGGTTCCTGCATGACCAACATCGGCCACTTCCGCGCGGCCGGTAAGCTGCTGGATAATCACAAAGGCCAGCTGCCGACCCGCCTGTGGGTGGCACCGCCTACCCGTATGGACGCGGCTCAACTGACTGAAGAAGGTTACTATAGCGTATTTGGTAAGAGCGGCGCGCGGATCGAGATCCCGGGGTGCTCTTTGTGCATGGGGAACCAGGCGCGCGTGGCAGACGGTGCAACGGTGGTTTCCACCTCAACCCGTAACTTCCCGAACCGCTTAGGTACCGGCGCGAACGTCTTCCTGGCCTCGGCAGAGCTGGCGGCGGTGGCGGCACTGATCGGTAAGTTGCCGACGCCAGAAGAGTACCAGACCTATGTGGCGCAGGTGGATAAAACAGCGGTTGATACCTATCGCTACCTGAACTTCGATCAGCTTTCCCAGTATACCGAGAAAGCTGACGGCGTGATTTTCCAGACGGCGGTGTAA
- the yacL gene encoding protein YacL gives MDYEFLRDVTGRVLVRMSMGHEVVGHWFNEEVKENLALLDEVEQAAHALKGSERSWQRAGHEYTIWMDGEEVMVRANQLEFTGDEMEEGMNYYDEESLSLCGVEDFLQVVKAYRQFLAQS, from the coding sequence ATGGATTACGAATTTCTGCGCGATGTAACCGGGCGGGTTTTGGTACGTATGTCCATGGGCCACGAAGTGGTAGGGCACTGGTTTAATGAAGAAGTGAAGGAGAACCTGGCGCTGCTTGATGAAGTGGAACAGGCCGCGCATGCTTTGAAAGGCAGCGAACGTTCCTGGCAGCGGGCGGGTCATGAGTACACTATCTGGATGGACGGCGAGGAGGTGATGGTCCGCGCTAACCAGCTGGAATTCACGGGCGATGAAATGGAAGAAGGCATGAACTACTACGATGAAGAAAGCCTGTCGCTGTGCGGCGTGGAAGATTTTCTCCAGGTGGTGAAAGCCTATCGGCAATTTTTAGCGCAATCCTGA
- the speD gene encoding adenosylmethionine decarboxylase, with amino-acid sequence MKKLKLHGFNNLTKSLSFCIYDICYAKTADERDGYIAYIDELYNANRLTEILSETCSIIGANILNIARQDYEPQGASVTILVSEEPIDPKLIDQTEHPGPLPETVVAHLDKSHICVHTYPESHPEGGLCTFRADIEVSTCGVISPLKALNYLIHQLESDIVTIDYRVRGFTRDVNGMKHFIDHEINSIQNFMSEDMKSLYDMVDVNVYQENIFHTKMLLKEFDLKHYMFHTKPEDLTETERQEITAALWKEMREIYYGRNISAV; translated from the coding sequence TTGAAAAAGCTAAAACTACATGGCTTTAATAATCTGACGAAAAGCCTGAGTTTTTGTATTTACGATATCTGCTACGCCAAAACCGCAGATGAGCGCGACGGCTACATTGCCTATATCGATGAACTCTATAATGCCAACCGACTGACCGAAATCCTGTCAGAAACTTGCTCCATTATCGGCGCGAACATCCTGAACATCGCCCGCCAGGATTATGAACCCCAGGGTGCCAGCGTCACGATTCTGGTGAGTGAAGAGCCGATTGATCCAAAACTTATCGACCAAACTGAACATCCCGGTCCACTGCCGGAAACGGTGGTAGCGCACCTCGATAAGAGCCATATCTGCGTGCATACCTACCCGGAAAGCCATCCGGAAGGCGGACTTTGCACCTTTCGCGCCGACATCGAAGTGTCAACCTGCGGGGTGATTTCACCGCTAAAAGCGCTCAATTACCTGATCCACCAGCTAGAGTCCGATATTGTCACCATCGATTACCGCGTGCGCGGCTTTACGCGTGACGTCAACGGTATGAAGCACTTTATTGACCATGAAATTAATTCCATTCAGAATTTTATGTCAGAAGATATGAAATCGCTGTATGACATGGTGGATGTAAACGTGTATCAGGAAAATATTTTCCATACCAAAATGCTGCTTAAGGAGTTTGATCTTAAGCACTATATGTTTCACACCAAACCGGAAGATCTTACTGAAACCGAACGTCAGGAGATCACCGCCGCGCTATGGAAAGAGATGCGCGAGATTTATTATGGCCGCAATATTTCTGCGGTCTGA
- the speE gene encoding polyamine aminopropyltransferase → MAENTMWHETLHDQFGQYFAVDNVLYHEKTDHQDLIIFENAAFGRVMALDGVVQTTERDEFIYHEMMTHVPLLAHGHAKHVLIIGGGDGAMLREVTRHKGVETITMVEIDAGVVAFCRQYLPHHNAGSYDDPRFTLVIDDGVNFVNQTHQTFDVIISDCTDPIGPGESLFTSAFYEGCKRCLNPGGIFVAQNGVCFLQQDEALDSHRKLSHYFSDVSFYQAAIPTYYGGIMTFAWATDNGALRHLSSEIIQARFHVAGLKCRYYNPAIHTAAFALPQYLHDVLSAQ, encoded by the coding sequence ATGGCCGAAAATACGATGTGGCATGAAACGCTACACGACCAGTTTGGTCAGTACTTTGCCGTAGACAACGTTCTGTATCATGAAAAAACCGATCACCAGGATTTGATCATCTTTGAAAACGCCGCGTTTGGCCGCGTAATGGCGCTGGATGGCGTGGTACAGACCACCGAACGCGATGAGTTTATCTATCATGAAATGATGACCCACGTCCCGTTGCTGGCGCATGGTCATGCGAAACATGTCCTGATCATCGGCGGCGGTGACGGTGCCATGCTGCGAGAAGTGACGCGGCATAAAGGCGTTGAGACCATCACCATGGTGGAAATTGACGCTGGTGTAGTCGCATTTTGTCGTCAATATTTACCTCACCACAATGCCGGCAGCTACGACGATCCGCGCTTTACGCTGGTGATCGACGATGGCGTGAATTTCGTCAATCAGACCCACCAGACCTTTGATGTCATCATCTCCGACTGTACTGATCCGATCGGTCCCGGAGAAAGCCTGTTTACCTCCGCCTTTTATGAAGGCTGTAAGCGTTGCCTGAATCCTGGCGGGATTTTTGTCGCTCAGAATGGCGTTTGCTTTCTGCAACAGGATGAAGCGCTTGATAGCCACCGCAAACTGAGCCATTACTTCAGCGACGTCAGCTTCTACCAGGCAGCGATTCCGACTTATTATGGCGGTATCATGACCTTCGCCTGGGCAACAGACAACGGCGCCCTTCGCCACTTGTCGAGCGAGATTATTCAGGCACGTTTTCATGTCGCCGGTCTCAAATGCCGCTATTACAACCCGGCTATTCACACCGCTGCATTTGCACTACCGCAATATCTGCATGACGTACTGTCCGCACAGTAA
- a CDS encoding YacC family pilotin-like protein: MKTFFRPVLFGSLMALCANSYALTESEAEDMADLTAVFVFLKNDCGYQNLPNSQIRRALVFFAQQNQWDLSNYDTFDMKSLGEDSYRDLSGIGIPVAKKCKALARDSLSLLAYVK; encoded by the coding sequence ATGAAGACGTTTTTCAGACCCGTGTTGTTTGGCAGCCTGATGGCCCTGTGTGCGAATAGCTATGCGCTTACTGAGTCCGAAGCTGAAGATATGGCCGATTTAACGGCGGTTTTCGTTTTTCTGAAAAATGACTGTGGTTACCAGAACTTACCTAACAGTCAGATTCGGCGTGCGCTGGTCTTTTTTGCCCAGCAAAATCAGTGGGACCTCAGCAACTACGATACTTTCGATATGAAATCACTGGGCGAAGACAGCTACCGTGATCTTAGCGGTATCGGTATCCCCGTCGCTAAAAAATGCAAAGCGTTGGCCCGCGATTCCCTCAGCCTGTTAGCCTACGTTAAATAA
- the cueO gene encoding multicopper oxidase CueO, producing MLRRDFLKYSVALGVASALPLWSRAAFAAERPALPIPDLLTADASNRMQLIVKAGQSTFAGKSATTWGYNGHLLGPAVQLHKGKSVTVDIHNQLAEDTTLHWHGLEIPGVVDGGPQGIIPAGGTRSVTFTPQQRAATCWIHPHKHGKTGRQVAMGLAGLVLIEDDEIRRLRLPKQWGIDDVPVIIQDKRFSADGQIDYQLDIMTAAVGWFGDTLLTNGAIYPQHSAPKGWLRLRLLNGCNARSLNIAASDNRPFYVIASDGGLLAEPVKVTELPLLMGERFEVLVDISDGKAFDLVTLPVSQMGMAIAPFDKPHPVMRIQPLMITASGTLPDTLTTMPALPSLEGLTVRNLKLSMDPRLDMMGMQMLMKKYGAQAMSGMDHDSMNAHMQGGNMGHGEMDHSNMNHGGMNHGSMGNMNHGGKFDFHNANFINGQVFDMNKPMFAAQKGQHERWVISGVGDMMLHPFHIHGTQFRILSENGKAPAAHRTGWKDTVRVEGGISEVLVKFDHDAPKEHAYMAHCHLLEHEDTGMMLGFTV from the coding sequence ATGTTACGCCGTGATTTCTTAAAATATTCTGTGGCGCTGGGGGTTGCATCAGCGCTGCCGTTGTGGAGTCGCGCCGCTTTTGCCGCCGAACGTCCCGCGTTACCTATTCCTGACCTGTTAACGGCAGATGCGAGCAATCGTATGCAGTTGATTGTGAAAGCCGGGCAGTCGACGTTCGCTGGTAAGAGCGCGACGACCTGGGGTTACAACGGTCATTTGCTGGGGCCGGCGGTACAGCTTCATAAAGGAAAAAGCGTGACCGTTGATATCCATAACCAACTGGCCGAAGACACAACGCTTCACTGGCATGGTCTGGAGATTCCGGGCGTTGTTGACGGTGGTCCCCAGGGGATTATTCCCGCAGGCGGAACCCGCTCGGTAACGTTCACGCCCCAACAACGCGCCGCGACCTGCTGGATTCATCCGCACAAGCACGGTAAGACCGGACGCCAGGTGGCGATGGGACTTGCCGGACTGGTGCTGATTGAGGATGACGAGATTCGCCGATTGCGTCTGCCGAAACAATGGGGTATCGACGATGTGCCGGTCATCATTCAGGATAAGCGTTTCTCCGCCGATGGCCAGATTGATTACCAACTGGATATTATGACCGCTGCCGTCGGCTGGTTTGGCGATACGCTCCTGACCAATGGCGCTATCTATCCGCAACATTCCGCGCCGAAAGGCTGGTTACGCTTGCGTTTGTTGAATGGCTGTAATGCGCGTTCGCTAAATATCGCCGCCAGCGATAATCGCCCGTTTTATGTAATAGCCAGCGACGGTGGCCTGCTGGCGGAGCCGGTGAAAGTGACTGAGCTACCGTTATTAATGGGCGAACGTTTTGAAGTACTGGTGGATATCAGCGACGGGAAAGCCTTTGATCTGGTGACGCTGCCGGTCAGCCAGATGGGGATGGCGATCGCTCCGTTTGATAAGCCGCATCCAGTGATGCGCATCCAGCCGTTGATGATTACCGCGTCCGGTACGTTACCGGATACGTTGACCACGATGCCAGCGTTACCGTCTCTGGAAGGGCTGACGGTGCGCAATCTTAAACTGTCGATGGACCCGCGCCTTGATATGATGGGGATGCAGATGCTGATGAAGAAATATGGCGCTCAGGCGATGAGCGGCATGGATCATGACAGCATGAACGCGCATATGCAGGGCGGAAATATGGGGCATGGCGAGATGGATCATAGCAACATGAATCACGGCGGGATGAATCATGGTTCGATGGGGAATATGAATCACGGCGGAAAATTCGATTTCCATAACGCTAATTTTATCAATGGCCAGGTATTCGATATGAACAAACCGATGTTCGCGGCGCAGAAAGGCCAGCATGAACGTTGGGTGATTTCCGGCGTGGGCGATATGATGCTGCATCCTTTCCATATCCACGGCACGCAGTTCCGTATTTTGTCAGAGAATGGCAAAGCGCCAGCGGCGCACAGAACAGGCTGGAAGGATACCGTACGCGTTGAAGGCGGCATCAGCGAAGTGCTGGTGAAGTTTGATCATGACGCGCCGAAAGAACATGCGTATATGGCGCACTGTCATCTGTTGGAACATGAAGATACGGGGATGATGCTTGGTTTTACGGTATAA